The following are encoded in a window of Roseimaritima ulvae genomic DNA:
- a CDS encoding SMI1/KNR4 family protein translates to MMQMPTVYDDDILNVGGGSYPDGTPTRTTVYSIVYPPVGFLPFAATGNGDYHGFYWPIGREDRPPMVAYSSHDAYALIPEHGDLTSAGRCQLTRDEDRKLPYEFESAFDAVNVPRPTVSISDVVAVDDHKQLLTLDPDSPFRNCAVADQLIAANELDDAESHYRRAIERLPEYGAAHFGLGYLLRRTRRQSQALIHLRQSLLCPLAFWGGCFWSDHILPGSFRPDWARKALLWLQKLKEPDDSLRDDPFMENVQDLTLDTGVAESRDIELSIAMADEYHRRGQFLDAVFMWITIGDRAALETTSFRERYGLTARSFGTRLARLFRDAGIERRAELVDNMISMMEKPEGLYL, encoded by the coding sequence ATGATGCAAATGCCCACCGTTTATGACGATGACATCCTCAACGTCGGAGGTGGTTCTTACCCTGATGGCACGCCAACACGAACGACCGTCTATTCCATCGTTTACCCGCCTGTCGGATTTTTGCCTTTCGCTGCAACTGGAAACGGTGACTATCACGGATTCTACTGGCCAATTGGACGCGAAGATCGGCCTCCGATGGTGGCGTACAGCAGCCATGATGCATATGCCTTGATCCCGGAGCACGGCGACCTCACTTCCGCCGGGCGTTGCCAACTTACCCGCGACGAAGACCGAAAGCTTCCATACGAATTCGAATCGGCATTTGATGCCGTAAACGTTCCGCGACCTACGGTTTCCATTTCCGATGTCGTTGCCGTCGACGACCACAAACAACTACTGACGCTTGATCCTGACTCCCCATTCCGAAATTGCGCCGTTGCCGACCAACTGATCGCTGCGAACGAGCTTGACGACGCGGAATCACACTACCGCAGAGCGATCGAGCGACTCCCGGAGTATGGGGCTGCTCACTTTGGCCTTGGGTATCTGCTTCGGCGGACTCGGCGGCAATCGCAGGCATTAATTCACTTGCGCCAATCCCTACTCTGTCCGCTTGCTTTCTGGGGCGGTTGTTTCTGGTCCGATCACATTCTGCCAGGTTCCTTTAGACCCGATTGGGCCCGCAAAGCGCTCCTGTGGCTACAGAAGCTCAAGGAACCCGATGATTCTCTTCGCGACGATCCGTTCATGGAGAACGTTCAAGACTTGACTCTCGATACTGGTGTCGCCGAAAGCCGCGACATCGAATTGTCGATTGCAATGGCTGACGAATATCACCGACGTGGACAATTTCTCGATGCCGTTTTCATGTGGATCACCATTGGTGATCGTGCCGCGCTTGAAACAACGTCCTTTCGCGAACGATACGGACTGACGGCACGTTCATTCGGCACACGCTTGGCTAGGCTATTTCGTGATGCCGGCATTGAGCGCCGCGCGGAACTCGTCGACAATATGATTTCGATGATGGAGAAACCTGAGGGGCTCTATCTCTAA